GCAAATTCGCTACCGGACAcagattttgactttttgtgaTGAGCTCGTGTGAAAGCGACTCAATGATAATTCAAACAAGAATAAGACAGAGTTGGGCCTTCTTCAGATACTTTTAAACTTAGATTAATTGATCATTACAAGCCTCAATAGGAACAATATagataaacttttattttggggagggggtcaaaGAGCTAATAATTTTTACATGGACACAAAATAAAGATTTGTTTTATGcacataaaaacaatttaaaaaaattatcttaactTTTGATATCCAGCCCATTTCCGTTCTAAAATGGAAAAAGCCGActtttttccaactttttttctCCATAAGAAGTTCGAAATAAAATGTGTGGCCAAAGAGGTAAATCTTGACAACAATAGCCAATGGgaagaaaaacaataagaatAGCAATCAAACCAATATTTTGCATGtatacaaaaaaaggataaaagttCAGCCGTAACCATTTTAAAGAAAGGTAATaatctaaatcaaaagagaataaaaagaaaaatcaaaccaaTGTATACAACGGTACTCTGTGCAcctttatgtatatataaatttcattttttttttttattctcttttgatttcagttcttttctattttttcgactCTGTTATAGTTTTAACTATTATTCCTTTTCATTACGGAGGACGTCTTGCTGTATATAGGTGAGATATTCGTTTGATTTCTCTTCTTCTCTTTTTGCCTACTGTCCATAGATACATTGTTGTCAAGACTTACTGCTGTTTATTTTCCGTGGTAAGCCAAATCAGTTTTAGACCTTTTGTTAACAAAGTTAAGTTACAATGCAAACCAGAAAATGGAATTTCTTAAAAGCACTGTATCCAAAAAAGGGTATATGTACATACACATTTGGTCAGTGTAAATATTTtgcattaatttttcttatataaaatatctgaattcattttacaaatttttcctttttgtgatGTAAATAAATCCATAATTaaagaattttcaaagaagaacaaacatctttaaatttgttttaacaaATTCAAGTGAATTTAATATCAATTCAAGGTCAATTAAACGCTACTTACGTTCCTAAGATGCCGTCCATAGCGTATGCTCCCCAACCAAACAGTGGAGTTAAGGACCACGCTAAAGCCCAAATCCAGCTGAAGGCAACCATGGTAATTGCTCTGCCGAAGGTCAGTGGTGTGCCACTAAAACCCTTGACAATGACGTTGTAGCGATCGAGAGAAATCAGTACTAGAGTAAAGATCTGGTTGTATCCGCAGAGAGCTCCACAGAAAGCATGGACATAGCATCCGTATTCTCCAAATCTCCATGGTCCTCCAAGGAAGAAATTCCAAATGCATTCCGGAAGGAGGGTAATCATAAGAGTCAAGTCGGAGAAGGCCAAGTTCATTACGTAGACGTTGGCTGGTGTTCGTAGGGCAGggtattttccaaaaatcttaAGGACCATGATATTACCAAAAAGAGCAATCGAACctataaaaaatgttgaaattttaaatgcaATACGTTTACTTGTTGTTGGTTGATAATGAAATAGCTAGAGAGGGGTAAAAAGACGTCCCCCTTGAAACATAAAAACCCTGGAATATAGTAATTATATATTGATACATGCCCATTGGCCTCAGGTAGGCCAATATGCATATTAGGATCTTTCGCTTAGTTACCCCTCCCTATGAGTAAATCACCATTAAAAGATTGTCAACGTCTAAACTCAAACTCACTCAAATATCTGTATGTAGCCAGTgtgccaattcacgaaaatactGGGAGGGGGGGTGCAagatctatttttaaaatctagaggGGTCAAGACGATGTAATTTTCAATTAAGTAtcaataaggtttttttttatctagggTTGTAGTCTAGAAGCAAATCAGGGAGTCACTTGGCACTCCTTTAGTTAGCCTTTTcattctgtaataaaaataagatcATGTTAAAGCAAATTTCTTATGGCCCTCGAAACTTTTAAACGGCAAAAAAGAgtcatttttattgttttcaagcTAGAGGGGGGAGTCAAAATTAAAGGCTAAGGCTACATAGAGTATTTTCTCACCGTGATCCTCAATTAACATTATCACTGCAACAATTAGGGCTTTATATTTACCATAACTAGCTTTTTATGTTCAAAATGCTCAAAATTCGTGCTAATTTATCCTATGGCGttcttaattcttttaattttagacATTCTAATGAGatcacatttacaaaaaaaaaatctggatggATATGGCCATTAAAGCCTTTTCAACCATTATTTACAACTCTTATTCAACTActtttgtgcattttttttttctttaaaggacCTTCAAGAAAAGGTGTCACTGACCTAAATAGCTTTGCCAGATCCATTGGCCTAATGCTTCAATACTTGCATTCTTAATTCTTTTAACTTAAACATTCTGAAaagattaagttaaaaaaaaaaaaaaaaaagatcaagatGGATATTGTCATTTTAGATGTACGTTTTTTTATTACTTGTGTTTTAGACCTATTTTTAGTTCGTGCCGATTATCCTTGGGCCACATTATAGCCTCTCTTATGGGTTTAGTTAAAATTAATTACTACTACCTTCTTATATATGTTCCTAATTCATTGAGTCGAGCCATGTTAAACTTTTAGGCGCAAAGTTTATGGTTAACCAATTAGAGTGAAGatttagctcattttttctttttaattaggTTCGATGGAAGCTTAAAATAGTAGCTTCCTAACTATATAGTAAATGTTATAAAACACAAAGACTATGCTTTAGGACAAATTAGTGTTGTTATAAGCCTttcaaaacactttttcattgtttcaatttttgctGCTCTAGTACTGGCGTGACATTGaaacacagacaaaaaaaaacattgcattCATAATAACTCCCTTTTTTAACAGGTGGGGTGTTGCTTGGGTATAATACTTACCCATTATAAGATAGTAGAGCCCCATGACATAATACCACATTGGATGAAGAGCTTTGAAACCATGCCAGTGGGGTAGTAAATAGCTTCTGACATCATCTGGTACATAGTTAGCCAGTGTGAAGCTATCAGGAAGACTCCAAGGGTCAAAGGCCTGGTTTTGGGCCTCCGCAATAGGGTCAGAAAAATTCATTGCGATAACCTGCAAAAAgatttatgtaaataaaattagaagttgttttcttttgtatttagcTTTAAATAGCGCAGAGATATTGGGAAAGAGGCTGAGAGCCATCAGCTTCATAGGGCCAGGTACTGCCACTAAAAGTCCCAATTTCAGCTTGATTCCGGGGAGAGTTCATTTTTATCCCATATTGTATTAcatctttttcttattatttcttcatttttgttcattttcttttcgattttttttaggaaagagATCGAGAGTCATCGGTTTCATAGGATTAGGGGGGCTAATTTTCGCCCATTATCAGAAGAATTAATTCTTTTGAGTctatattgtattatttttatctttttttgtattttttaccctaattctctaaagtatttttatcttttttttttttttttttattgagatgTGAATAGGGGactaaaactaaagaaactctACTTGTTGTAGCACCATTATCATAAAAATTTATTCGCGTCTGCtcgtattttattatttgtgtctttttcttttttgtttgtttttgccaTATTCTAACCGTTTCTTTTAAAAGGAAGTGGTTAAGAGTCATCAATTTATATAGGGCTAGGGGGTACAGCTGAAAAACCCCCATTTTTCGCCCCATTATTAGTAAAATGTGTTTGCTTTTAGCCCATGTACTACTATTTGTTTCACTTCAAGAATAATACCCCCGCTCCCCCTGTTCTCTTCCTTAAATTCCCGAGGCAACTCTGCCTCTGAAACATATACGATAAATATCTTTCTTTATTATCgcatccttatttttttaataagagccAACATTAacaattatgatttttttttttagttaggtGTATTTTCTTATCAATTCTCCGTAGGGTTTAAGTCAGGTTCTGAAAAACTTCATTCATTTGCTGTAACTAGGAAAGGTAAAACTATTGCAACCCCTGATTTAAATGTAGATCTCCTTCTTATGCATTGAAAAGTATTCAGAGTCTGAATGTATACGTCAAATTTACCCTCAACATTGCAGCAAATTATCCTAGCTGTCTctaaaattaatcttaaaacaggcttttttagttttgtggttattctgaaaaagggcacttCGAAAGTCTGGggaaaaattatgaattgaTTCCGAGATGAATTACAGAAGGATTATCTTAGATAGTAGTTTGATTGACcgaatataaacaataatttattagaaaaCGTTGTTAAATGCCACTTTCTAGTGCTATAATGAAAGAGCGGTTAAGATGGCTTGCCCACGTTTTAAAGGTTGGCATATTACCAAAGATTATGGTTCTTCGTCACCCATCTGAGACAAACCTCGGGTTTCCAGGTCACATCGACATTATAAATACCGATGgttgttttcaaaaaagttttggttttatcATTCCCCTAAAAATCTTATTGGAGCATTTAATGTGGCATCACTAACCTGGGATATTTGAATTACTTATCTTGCCATTTACAGGCTAGGGGTTATAGGTTACTTAGAGAAGTGGTCCCGAGGCTACTCTGATAAAACGATTCTTGTGGACAGAGAAGCAGAGTTCTGGCCACACGAAACAGAGacttcattggtaaaaaaatctTGTGACAAAAGTATTTTTCGTTCTTCTTATTGGCTCAATACAAACCTAACCAGGAAGTTAGGCTAACCCAATACTAAAACTAACCAGGAAAGCCTTTGAAGAACTTCCAAATTCTTTCAATTCACGAATTTTCTATGGTCAATCGAATTGAGTTGCTCTTGTTCTGCAACTTACAGGTTTATGTTTCATAGTAATAAATTGGGGTGTCTGACTTAAGATCACAGAGCTTAATCCTATTAGAAGCCtacaattttaatttaacttgCCGTGGGACATGTAGACTTACCTTCGATATTGTGTTGTTTCACGTGCTGGGGTAAGCCTAAAATGAAAGGGGAAAGATACTCCTTCCTTTTTAGACTTCAAAGATTTGTTCTGTTTTCAATATGGTTCCCCATACTCTTTagattgtctttttgttttaatatttttagtcccccctcccctccactactgctactgctaacaactcaccgcagcaccaagccacctgaagccaacacagctacgcacgctctttcttcatcccaatctattcaagcctccctttttacaccctctcaggaaaTTCACTGGGACTTCCTCCCCTCCATCCCTTCCTAAATAAGTATTCTTGCGCCCGCCAATGTTTTCGgcggttaaaaaaaattactcatttTATTGAGAGGCATACAATTTAATggttatttatgaaaattaagACTTACCTTAGAAATGAAGTCCAACGCCTGAAACTTCTGcaaaattgtaaatttacaCCAACGACCTCACTTAACAAGTGACTGCCGGGTTCTGATGAGTCTGAGCCTTCAACGAAAGATATATGTACAATCTTAAGAATAAATCCAATTAGAGAATTTCTAATAGGAAACCCAAGAAGATTCTTACGCTTTAACAAATAATGTATGAAAATCCGTGATGAAAACCCTCATGTATTAAGAAATAATATATGGAAATCCCTAGATCGGAAGGAAACAATGCGACttggaactttaaaaaaatactattgaCAAAAGGTCATACAATATAGAACATAATATATACACTAAAAAGACAATGATAATGACAAATAACCTCAAATATGAAGTGATTGATGAGACATTGTG
Above is a genomic segment from Artemia franciscana chromosome 15, ASM3288406v1, whole genome shotgun sequence containing:
- the LOC136036673 gene encoding compound eye opsin BCRH2-like produces the protein MNFSDPIAEAQNQAFDPWSLPDSFTLANYVPDDVRSYLLPHWHGFKALHPMWYYVMGLYYLIMGSIALFGNIMVLKIFGKYPALRTPANVYVMNLAFSDLTLMITLLPECIWNFFLGGPWRFGEYGCYVHAFCGALCGYNQIFTLVLISLDRYNVIVKGFSGTPLTFGRAITMVAFSWIWALAWSLTPLFGWGAYAMDGILGTCSYDYVTRDFMNRSHITTSWFVNWVMPLLTIMSCYWFIVQAVFKHEEELRAQAKKMNVKSLRSNHDENAQSAEIRIAKVSIMNVSLWLVSWTPFAAISLMGIWGNPTLLTPLISGLPVLLAKTSCAYNPLIYMLSHPKYRECLKDSLPWMCINEKPSVASSSETLSTASEKTEATPISA